TAATCCACAAATCCCCCAGGGATAGCCCAACCATAAGGAGGATTTTTTCTTTCAATTAAAATAATGGGGCGTTCTGGACGATCAGCTAATTCAATAATAATATCGACAGTGGGAATGGGATTACGATAAGACATAAGGGATGTGATGTTACTGATAAGCAGATGTCTCCCTTGTATAATCAAGGTAACTGAATATTACCAACGATCAGACTTTTCAACCATCAACTAATTCTCAATGATTAATACACAATCTCAACAGCATAATTTAGCAAGTAATACAGAAACGTCTCAGAAAATTACGACAGTTATTGGTGCAGGGGCATGGGGATCAACCCTAGCTACGGTAGCAGAACGTAGCGACCATCATGTGCGTTTATGGTCAAGATATGGCGAAGAAAGCCTAGAATCAGCTATTCAAGATGCAGAAATTATTTTGTCTGCGGTTTCCATGAAAGGGGTACAATCAGTGATTGATCGGGTTAAGAGTATTCATATTCCCGAAAATACCATTATTGTTACTGCCACAAAAGGATTAGATCCCGAAACTACCCATACCCCTTCTCGAATGTGGAAAGAAGCCTTCCCTAGTCATCCTGTTGTGGTTTTATCTGGTCCTAACTTAGCCAAAGAAATTCAAAATAACCTTCCGGCTGCGACAGTTATGGCAAGTGAAGATGAAGCTGCGGCTGAAGCGGCTCAAGAGATGTTTGCTTGTGAGACATTTCGAGTTTATATTAATAATGACCCGA
This window of the Euhalothece natronophila Z-M001 genome carries:
- a CDS encoding NAD(P)H-dependent glycerol-3-phosphate dehydrogenase — protein: MINTQSQQHNLASNTETSQKITTVIGAGAWGSTLATVAERSDHHVRLWSRYGEESLESAIQDAEIILSAVSMKGVQSVIDRVKSIHIPENTIIVTATKGLDPETTHTPSRMWKEAFPSHPVVVLSGPNLAKEIQNNLPAATVMASEDEAAAEAAQEMFACETFRVYINNDPIGTELGGTLKNVVAIAAGICDGLKLGTNAKAGLLTRALPEMIRIGTSLGASSETFFGLSGLGDLLATCDSPLSRNYQVGYGLAQGKTLEEVLNDLEGTAEGVNTTKVLVRLARQEQIPIPISGQVYRLLKGKSTPEQAVQALMARELKAEFDDIFDD